Genomic segment of Acidobacteriota bacterium:
GTCGAGTGCGTTGTCGAGGTACTCCTCGTTCTGCGGATCGTCGAAGGTCGTCGGGCTGTAGAGCAGATGGTTGCTGCTGGCGCTGAAGAAATGCAGCGTCGTCTGGATGAGGGGGTTGTCCTCGGGCGCGTTCTCGGTGGCTTCCTGGTAGTAGCGGATCGCCTCCTCGTATTCCCTTCTCCCATAGGCTTCGTTCGCCTTGCCGAAGGCCCGCATGGCCTGCAGCATGTCGATGTAGTTGGGGAGTCCCCCGCGAAGAGGGGGAGCGGGCGAGATGACCAATCCGATCAAGAGAACCAAAGCGACGCCCACCGAAATGAGGACGATCGATTTTGTGTTTAGGGCCACTGCTTGTGATCTCCTCTGAGGCTGCGCGAGCAGCTACTGGGCGACGATCCCGACGCGCTCAACGCCATTCCCCTTCACGATGTCCAGAACGGAAACCACTTGTCCGTAGGTCAGGAAGGGATCGGCCTTGAGGAAGATCGTCTTGTCGGCGCGGGTCTCGAAGATGTCGCGGACACGCAGCGGGAGCTCCTCCGGCTCGACGACCTGCTTGTTGATGGTCACCTGTCCGGACGAGT
This window contains:
- a CDS encoding biopolymer transporter ExbD, coding for MGMSGFASGGVTSDINITPLIDVLLVLLIIFMVVTPLTQQGHDVEMPDNQDQVIDAEPDPNQLVLSIDSSGQVTINKQVVEPEELPLRVRDIFETRADKTIFLKADPFLTYGQVVSVLDIVKGNGVERVGIVAQ